A part of Streptomyces sp. DSM 40750 genomic DNA contains:
- a CDS encoding (2Fe-2S)-binding protein — protein sequence MSSPEFTDPDVPPSTESTDSESLTAPTRRTFIATSTAVGGAVVVGGVIGGSLLTAGEEVAAAEAPPSSRVSLTVNGTRRTVTVDNRTSLLDLLREHFDLTGSKKGCNAGACGACTVLVDGRRVNSCLTLAVRLEGAEVTTIEGLADGDELHPLQKAFIEQDAFQCGYCTPGQIMSGVGCIQEGHTDSPEEIREWMSGNICRCGCYVKIVRAVDQTAGRK from the coding sequence ATGTCCTCCCCTGAGTTCACTGACCCAGATGTTCCACCCTCCACCGAGTCCACCGACTCCGAGTCCCTCACCGCGCCGACACGACGCACCTTCATCGCCACCAGTACCGCGGTCGGTGGTGCCGTCGTCGTCGGCGGTGTGATCGGTGGGTCCTTGCTCACCGCCGGGGAGGAGGTGGCTGCTGCCGAGGCGCCCCCGTCCAGCCGTGTCTCTCTGACGGTGAACGGCACCCGCCGGACCGTGACGGTGGACAACCGCACCTCGCTGCTGGACCTGTTGCGTGAGCACTTCGATCTGACCGGTTCGAAGAAGGGCTGCAACGCGGGTGCTTGTGGTGCTTGCACGGTGCTGGTCGACGGTCGGCGGGTCAACTCCTGTCTGACACTGGCCGTGCGGCTGGAGGGTGCCGAGGTCACCACGATCGAGGGCTTGGCCGACGGTGACGAACTGCATCCGCTGCAGAAGGCGTTCATCGAGCAGGACGCGTTCCAGTGCGGCTACTGCACGCCGGGCCAGATCATGTCGGGCGTCGGCTGCATCCAGGAGGGCCACACCGACTCGCCGGAGGAGATCCGGGAGTGGATGAGCGGCAACATCTGCCGCTGCGGCTGCTATGTGAAGATCGTGCGCGCGGTCGACCAGACCGCTGGCCG